The Brassica napus cultivar Da-Ae chromosome C7, Da-Ae, whole genome shotgun sequence genomic interval taGATAAATTAATTACTCTTTTGATAgtatttttactatatttattttaaagattataggtaatatttatttatttacttttaaatattttatagattactaagttttttaataacataaattttatttatatattacattagataattaaataatagcaaatttaacaatttatattttgtttattcatataaatattttaattcatgaaaaaaaaattatttatatatacgtCATATATcttacattttatattttaagatatttacaGCAGAACTTATATATACATCCAGCATAACtagagtaaaaaaaatatttgaaaaaaaaatgtacaacAATAAATTTATACATACAATCAACTCACATACAACATAATTTTACATGTAAGTTTTTAACGCTAGAGTACAGCCAATCATCCACATCAGcatatatatcataataattGAAAGTACAATCTTgtgttttttataaattaaaactcattatttatggaaagatgatttattaaatgaataaataaaaactgaaagAGAATGgcataaaaaaatttttaattctggcctgaaatttaaaaaaatactggATAATTTAATTATTCTTTATCCTTTCcagatttatatttatttttctactcaaaatttagaaaatatattaaagatttttaaatttaattttattggaTGAACTACTTAAAAAGTGATATGAGATTTCCACAATTAAGGGAGGACAAAGGAAGCATTGACTGTGGATAATATAAGATTATGCTTCGGAAAATTCAGACCAAACATGTCTTAGTGACTGTGACTTTAAGACCATGTTTTGTGTGGAGAATAACAGAAGGAGCTGGTTCGATTTTTTGCCCTTCAACCATCTTAATCTCGTAGTTTTGTATGATTTTCACAGCCACACTCTTCATTTGCGTCAAAGCTACTTCTTTCCCCAAACAAGTTCTTGGACCAGCGTTAAAGGACAAGAACTTATAAGACGGCTCATGTACCGACTTCCCACTCTCAGAAACCCATCTCTCCGGTTTAAACTCCAATGCATCTTCTCCCCAAACCGTTTTCATTCTCCCTAATGAGTAAAGACAGAACAGAATCTTCGAGTTGGCTTCCACTTTGTGTCCGCTCGGAAGAACGTCGGTTTTGGTAGGAGACTTGTGCTGAAAGGGAACCGGTGGATAGAGTCTGAGGGCTTCACAAATTGCACCATGCAGATACACCAACTTCTTTAACTCTTGGGGATTGAAtgaatcagaatcagaatcatCATCGGTCTTTGTTTTTGGAGATAGAACTGTCTTGATTTCTTGACGAATCTTGGCCATTGCTTCTGGAAACTTAAGGAGAAGCCAGAAGAGCCAAGTGAGTCCAGATCCTGTGGTGTCTCGCCCCGCTAACATGAAGGTCAAAATCGTGTCTCTAAGGAATCTGTCGTCACTAGGATCCAACAGCTTGTACTTAGTCGTTTCCAAGTTCATGTAAGACGTCAGCAAATCTTGAGAAGCAGGAGGAGGAGAATCCATATTTGTGATGACCTCATCTCTCTTTGAAGCTATGTACTTGGAGCAAACACGATCAAAAGTGGCACGAGCCTTCGTCATCTTCTTCTCATCTCCTAAACCAATGAAGCTTTCCATCTTCCACAAGATCTCCGGCTTGACGTGTCTGAAGAATATGGCTTCCTCTGCATCGTCTAAAGCTCTCGCAAACTCGATTTCTGGCATCTCAACCGAGAGACAACCTGGATCGTATCCGGTCGCTAAGACACACGTAGTGTCGAACGTGAATCTTTGGAACACATCTTCCAAGTTTACAACGAGTTTCTCTTTAGCAACATGGTCAAGAAGTGGGACAAGCCCTTTCTCTAGCTTACTCATGCTTGTAGCTAATGAAAACCTTTGAAACTCAGGATGCAACATCATGCTTTGAGCTGACTTCCTCAGATCCTTCCACAGCTCTGAATCGGCGTTGAAAATCCCATCTCCCAAAACGTCGAATAGCTTCTTAAACTCGGGACCTTTAGGGTAGTTTGAGAAGTTTGAGCTCATGATGTGGTGGATGTTAGAAGGATCAACCGTGACCAACATGTCGAGGCCCGCATAACACGGGCCTTTGCAAAAGTAGGTTAAGTTTGTGACCTCGAGAATCTCGGTTATGAAGTCGTAAACACGGTGGATTTCGACGAGTAAACCAGGAATCATACCGAGGAAAGGCCAGTTTGTGGGACATAGACGGTGAGGTTTCTTATTGATCAAGAAATGTCTAAAGAGGAAAAAGCAAAGGAAAGCAATGGAGATTTCAAACAAGCTTAGGAAAGCCATTAGAGATGAATTAAAGGGTCTTTTTCTTGTTATTAGATATACTAAATGGCTGCTTGGTTCCAgattatatataagaattaagcATTGTCTTTGTGCGTCTTTTTGAAACTGGTGATGTGTCTCTTCAGTAATATGATAAGATGgaataaaatattgtttctttGGTAAGTTATGTCCTCTTTTGCTTGTTTGGTATTTGCATGTTTGTCGTAAGTCAAAATATCTTCTGTAAAAACAGTGTATGTTACGTATATAATATCCATTCAGTTATCTATTTTAGTATAGCAACAAATATTACTGAATCATGCATTTTAAAATACAGTTCACATACATAACGTgttgtttgatttgttttaaCATACACTTTAGATAGTCTTTCGGGGAGTCTTTTTTGGGTCAAATACACTAGATACAGTGCCGTGCTCAACTATTAAAGGGCCTAAGGCAAAATTAACAAAAGCGTTATTTATCACAATTGTTATATAAAATATGCAAACAATTATGATAAAGTTTATACAAATCACtgtatttgtaaataatatgaatagttttataaaaatatatgagtatTTATTAGTGTTATTAAAAACAAGATATTTCTTTTGAAAAGCACAcatttaataaactaaaaaagatTAATcagtatttaatattaaaagttagCTATTCGGATTAAATAATATATCtcg includes:
- the LOC106409624 gene encoding alkane hydroxylase MAH1-like, whose amino-acid sequence is MAFISLFEIFIAFFCFFLFRHFLISKKPHRLHFLINKKPHRLCPTNWPFLGMIPGLLVEIHRVYDFITEILEVTNLTYFCKGPCYAGLDMLVTVDPSNIHHIMSSNFSNYPKGPEFKKLFDVLGDGIFNADSELWKDLRKSAQSMMLHPEFQRFSLATSMSKLEKGLVPLLDHVAKEKLVVNLEDVFQRFTFDTTCVLATGYDPGCLSVEMPEIEFARALDDAEEAIFFRHVKPEILWKMESFIGLGDEKKMTKARATFDRVCSKYIASKRDEVITNMDSPPPASQDLLTSYMNLETTKYKLLDPSDDRFLRDTILTFMLAGRDTTGSGLTWLFWLLLKFPEAMAKIRQEIKTVLSPKTKTDDDSDSDSFNPQELKKLVYLHGAICEALRLYPPVPFQHKSPTKTDVLPSGHKVEANSKILFCLYSLGRMKTVWGEDALEFKPERWVSESGKSVHEPSYKFLSFNAGPRTCLGKEVALTQMKSVAVKIIQNYEIKMVEGQKIEPAPSVILHTKHGLKVTVTKTCLV